From Triticum urartu cultivar G1812 chromosome 2, Tu2.1, whole genome shotgun sequence, a single genomic window includes:
- the LOC125539985 gene encoding G-type lectin S-receptor-like serine/threonine-protein kinase At2g19130, with product MSLLWILSLGLLLLHVPHWCSSSAAASDTLTAGQSLAVGGSKLVSGNGKFALGFFQPAAGTISKSQNTSGSSWYLGIWFNKLPVFTVVWVANRDQPITGTSLNQTQLQISSDGNLVIVNNDSVVWSTRIVNNRTQARSINTTASAAVLLNSGNLALTVTESPSSSDLPLWQSFDHPTDIVLPGAKVGRNKITGLNRKGVSKKSLIDPGLGSYSVELDISGAVVLKRLNPSVVYWHWASSKTSSLKLIPILKSILDMDPRTKGLINPAYVDNDQEEYYMYTSPNESSSTFVSLDISGQIKLNVWSQASQSWQTIYAQPADACTPAATCGAFTVCNGTAQPFCDCMGSFSQKSPRDWMFNDRTGGCIRNTPLHCNTSSNNKNMTSSTDIFNPIAHVTLPYNPQSIDVVTTQSKCEEACLSSCSCTAYAYSNSRCSVWHGELLSVNRNDGIDNTSEDVLYLRLAAKDLPPSLMKNKRKPNVGAVTAASIIGFGLLMLMVLLLIWRNRFKWCGLPLYSNEGSSAGIIAFRYTDLVRATKNFSEKLGGGGFGSVYKGVLSDSKTTVAVKKLDGANQGEKQFRAEVSSIGLIQHINLVKLIGFCCEGHHRLLVYEHMFNGSLDSHLFKKSNNADAAVLNWNTRYQITLGVARGLSYLHQSCRECIIHCDVKPENILVDASFAPKVADFGLAAFVGRDFSRILTTFRGTKGYLAPEWLTGVAITPKIDVYGFGMVLMEIISGSRNSPETHNSSSSTSYHAEYFPVQAINKLHGGDVKSLVDPRLHGDFNLEEAERVCKVACWCIQDNEFDRPTMGEVVRVLEGLQEIDVPPMPRLLAAITAQPGAAYSV from the coding sequence ATGTCTCTCCTCTGGATATTATCACTCGGGCTTCTCCTCTTGCACGTTCCTCATTGGTGCTCCTCCTCTGCAGCTGCAAGCGATACCCTCACGGCGGGCCAGTCACTCGCCGTCGGCGGCAGCAAGCTCGTCTCGGGGAACGGCAAGTTCGCACTCGGCTTCTTCCAGCCAGCAGCAGGCACCATCAGTAAGTCCCAGAACACCTCCGGCTCCAGCTGGTACCTTGGCATATGGTTCAACAAGTTACCAGTTTTTACTGTTGTGTGGGTTGCCAATAGGGATCAGCCCATCACCGGCACCAGCCTTAACCAAACACAGCTCCAGATATCAagcgatggcaatcttgtcattGTAAACAATGATTCCGTAGTTTGGTCCACTCGCATTGTCAATAATAGGACACAGGCCAGGAGCATAAACACCACTGCTAGTGCTGCTGTTCTCTTGAACAGTGGAAACCTTGCCCTTACAGTCACAGAGAGCCCATCATCATCGGACCTACCGTTGTGGCAGAGCTTCGATCACCCAACAGATATTGTGCTTCCTGGTGCCAAGGTTGGCCGAAACAAGATCACTGGTTTGAATCGTAAGGGCGTCTCAAAGAAGAGCCTCATTGATCCGGGTCTCGGCTCGTACAGCGTTGAACTAGACATCAGCGGGGCGGTTGTCCTCAAACGCCTAAACCCCTCTGTAGTGTATTGGCATTGGGCATCCTCCAAAACATCATCATTGAAGCTTATACCAATACTCAAGTCCATTCTGGATATGGATCCACGGACCAAAGGTTTGATTAACCCAGCATATGTTGACAACGACCAAGAGGAGTACTACATGTACACCTCACCAAATGAATCATCTTCCACATTTGTCTCACTTGACATCTCTGGTCAGATAAAGCTGAATGTTTGGTCGCAAGCCAGCCAGTCTTGGCAAACCATATATGCCCAGCCCGCCGATGCCTGCACTCCGGCCGCTACCTGTGGAGCTTTCACAGTATGCAACGGCACTGCACAACCATTCTGTGACTGTATGGGGAGCTTCTCTCAGAAGTCACCGCGGGATTGGATGTTTAATGATCGAACAGGAGGGTGCATCAGAAATACACCGTTACACTGCAACACTAGCAGTAACAACAAAAACATGACAAGTTCAACAGATATATTCAACCCCATTGCTCATGTTACGTTACCCTACAACCCACAAAGCATAGACGTTGTTACCACACAGAGCAAATGTGAAGAAGCTTGTCTCAGTTCCTGCTCCTGCACTGCTTATGCCTATAGCAACAGCAGATGCTCTGTCTGGCATGGGGAATTGCTTAGTGTAAATCGGAACGATGGCATTGATAATACTTCTGAAGATGTTCTATACCTCCGCCTTGCCGCCAAAGATTTGCCGCCAAGTTTGATGAAGAACAAAAGAAAACCAAACGTTGGAGCTGTTACCGCTGCAAGCATTATTGGTTTTGGGTTACTAATGCTCATGGTGTTGTTACTGATTTGGAGGAACAGATTCAAGTGGTGTGGTTTGCCTTTGTACAGCAATGAAGGTAGTTCTGCTGGGATCATAGCCTTCAGATACACCGACTTAGTTCGTGCCACTAAAAACTTCTCAGAAAAGCTGGGAGGAGGTGGTTTTGGTTCTGTATACAAGGGAGTATTAAGTGACTCAAAGACTACGGTAGCGGTGAAAAAGCTTGATGGTGCCAATCAAGGGGAGAAGCAATTCAGAGCTGAGGTGAGCTCAATTGGACTGATCCAACATATCAACCTAGTCAAATTGATTGGTTTCTGCTGCGAAGGTCATCACAGATTACTTGTGTACGAGCACATGTTCAATGGGTCTCTTGATAGTCATCTATTTAAGAAGAGCAATAATGCTGATGCTGCTGTCCTAAACTGGAACACCAGATATCAGATAACCCTAGGAGTTGCCAGAGGGTTGTCCTACTTGCATCAGAGTTGCCGCGAATGCATCATACACTGTGATGTTAAGCCAGAAAACATACTTGTGGACGCATCCTTTGCTCCCAAAGTTGCAGACTTTGGATTGGCAGCGTTTGTTGGAAGGGATTTTAGCCGAATTCTGACCACATTCAGAGGAACCAAAGGTTATCTTGCTCCAGAGTGGCTTACCGGAGTTGCTATTACACCAAAAATTGATGTTTACGGCTTCGGCATGGTACTGATGGAGATCATATCCGGAAGCAGGAATTCACCTGAAACACACAACAGTAGCAGCAGCACCAGTTACCACGCTGAATATTTCCCTGTGCAAGCCATCAACAAGCTTCATGGGGGAGATGTGAAGAGTTTGGTGGATCCACGGTTGCATGGTGACTTCAATTTGGAAGAGGCTGAAAGGGTTTGCAAAGTTGCATGTTGGTGCATTCAAGATAATGAGTTTGATCGGCCGACGATGGGTGAAGTGGTCCGGGTTCTCGAGGGTCTGCAGGAAATTGATGTGCCCCCGATGCCAAGACTGCTTGCAGCTATAACGGCGCAACCTGGTGCTGCATATTCAGTGTAA